From Shewanella psychrophila, a single genomic window includes:
- the phhA gene encoding phenylalanine 4-monooxygenase yields the protein MSKNTEYVARLPDADGHIDYPQVEHDTWQALYVRQQGNLSEYACNEYQQGLIDLGLSANNIPQLQNIDKVLLSMTGWKTAAVPALISFERFFELLANREFPVATFIRSKDEFDYLREPDIFHEVFGHCPLLTNESFAKFSHAYGKLGLAASKEDRVLLARLYWFTVEFGLIRNRDDSLSIYGGGILSSPGETLYAMGAEPQIKPFNLVDVLRTPYRIDIMQPVYYAVDGLSFLDEIVEMDIMGAVAEAKKLGLFAPLYEPKSKAS from the coding sequence ATGAGTAAAAATACAGAGTATGTGGCTCGGTTACCGGATGCCGATGGCCACATAGATTACCCTCAAGTAGAGCATGACACTTGGCAAGCCTTGTATGTGAGACAGCAGGGAAATTTATCTGAATATGCCTGCAACGAGTATCAGCAAGGTCTGATAGATCTTGGCTTGTCGGCCAATAACATTCCACAGCTTCAGAATATCGATAAGGTATTGTTGAGTATGACGGGCTGGAAAACGGCTGCCGTGCCTGCATTGATCTCTTTCGAGCGCTTCTTTGAGCTATTGGCTAACCGCGAGTTTCCTGTAGCAACCTTCATTCGCAGTAAAGATGAATTTGATTATTTAAGAGAGCCTGACATTTTCCATGAGGTGTTTGGTCATTGTCCCCTGTTGACCAACGAATCTTTTGCCAAATTTTCACATGCCTATGGAAAGTTAGGTTTAGCAGCGAGCAAGGAGGACAGGGTATTACTGGCTCGTTTGTACTGGTTTACCGTCGAGTTTGGTCTGATCCGCAATCGAGATGATTCCTTGTCTATCTATGGTGGTGGTATATTGAGTTCACCGGGAGAAACCTTATATGCGATGGGAGCTGAGCCACAGATTAAACCTTTTAACCTTGTGGACGTATTAAGAACACCTTATCGCATCGATATTATGCAACCTGTCTATTACGCCGTCGATGGCCTATCGTTTCTCGATGAAATCGTTGAGATGGATATCATGGGTGCCGTAGCCGAAGCCAAAAAGCTAGGCTTGTTTGCTCCCCTATATGAGCCAAAGTCTAAAGCCAGTTAA
- a CDS encoding DUF2982 domain-containing protein has product MDIEVVQINSKFKRNSRTLTLVGAIALTIGISLFLSSTTMFAPGMLCFSLGVISLVLGVSKILEPEVSLELNQQGLKYHHRRGSIFLDWENVQRIDIPRGLDGFESIQLPYIGIKLKKINPVLDMIPGRLATGLLTEQRPLLMSAVTLDEDLMELEAYMNSEFTPLMVNEERYRGVLAMFGHRCEMLSKNLGFHIYVPIDCLDRPADEFVKLLREYLLTIRQSQE; this is encoded by the coding sequence TTGGATATTGAAGTAGTACAGATTAACTCGAAATTTAAGCGTAACAGCAGGACTTTGACCTTAGTCGGCGCAATCGCCCTGACAATAGGCATAAGTTTATTCTTGTCCTCTACAACCATGTTTGCCCCAGGTATGCTCTGCTTCTCATTAGGGGTGATATCTCTGGTACTTGGGGTGTCCAAAATTCTCGAACCTGAAGTTAGCCTAGAGCTTAACCAACAAGGGCTTAAGTATCACCACAGACGCGGCAGTATTTTTCTTGATTGGGAGAATGTACAGAGGATAGATATTCCCCGTGGACTGGATGGTTTTGAGTCTATCCAATTACCCTATATTGGCATCAAGCTCAAGAAAATCAATCCTGTGCTGGATATGATCCCAGGTCGACTCGCCACTGGCCTGCTAACCGAACAGCGACCATTGCTGATGTCTGCAGTGACCCTAGATGAAGACCTAATGGAGTTGGAAGCCTATATGAACTCGGAGTTTACCCCATTAATGGTCAATGAAGAGCGTTACAGAGGTGTACTGGCAATGTTCGGACATAGATGCGAAATGTTGAGTAAGAATTTGGGCTTCCATATTTATGTTCCCATAGACTGTCTGGACAGACCCGCAGATGAGTTTGTTAAATTGCTCAGAGAATACCTATTAACGATAAGACAGAGCCAAGAGTAA
- a CDS encoding bactofilin family protein, protein MFGNKKSNTGLTFVAQGTKLSGESHFAGEALIGGEMYGKVSSTGKITIETDGYVDGELNCDELKVSGNFKGKLKCKKLNITSTGTVEGEIACESMEIFEGGQFIGMRVREDIALLNTVSRDENSHVEPKSDIQGELQAN, encoded by the coding sequence ATGTTCGGAAATAAGAAAAGCAATACAGGACTCACCTTCGTAGCTCAAGGCACTAAACTCTCTGGCGAGAGTCACTTTGCTGGAGAAGCCCTCATAGGTGGCGAAATGTACGGAAAGGTGAGTTCAACGGGAAAAATCACCATAGAAACTGATGGTTATGTTGACGGAGAACTGAACTGCGACGAATTGAAAGTCTCGGGTAACTTCAAGGGTAAACTTAAGTGTAAAAAACTCAATATCACCAGCACTGGTACCGTTGAAGGTGAAATAGCCTGTGAGTCTATGGAGATATTTGAAGGAGGTCAGTTTATCGGTATGCGTGTGAGAGAAGATATCGCCTTATTGAACACTGTCTCACGAGACGAAAACAGTCACGTTGAACCTAAATCAGATATTCAAGGTGAGCTGCAAGCAAATTAA
- the tyrR gene encoding transcriptional regulator TyrR — translation MRLEVCCLDRVGLAKDILMILEGYGINLIAIDASNQGFLYLQFAEVNFDVLSELLPLIRKVEGVHDVRTVSFMPSEQEHYALKTLLKTLPDSVFSIDVKGRVRIVNESALMTVGMAEHEIIDEPLNHWVQGFNFSRWLSESLVLAQATRVNIGQNEYLAEMLPIYLPDESDKSILAGAVVSLKSPARVGKQFNALQSQTVGFENVLVTSDKMKEVLVQARRMAQLDAPLLITGETGTGKELMARACHDASMRREHPFIAINCAALPDSAAEEELFGFVSNGTVVKRGFFEEGKGGTVFLDEIAEMSKSAQVKLLRLLQDGTFRRLGEDNEVRADVRIICSTQKNLAELCQTGEFREDLYYRIHVLSFHMPSLRERKVDVIPLTEMFLEHYSQQLSIPIRRISAQCREHLLNYAWPGNVRQLKNAIFRAVSMWDGSAELSVEHLKLPSYAEGFGYFDHQFEGSLDQAMKQFESSLLRRLYPAYPSTRQLAKKLGVSHTAIANKLREYKISKQK, via the coding sequence ATGCGCCTCGAAGTATGTTGCTTGGACCGTGTCGGTCTGGCCAAAGACATTTTGATGATTTTAGAAGGTTACGGCATTAACCTTATCGCGATAGATGCCAGTAACCAAGGTTTTCTCTACCTTCAGTTCGCTGAAGTCAATTTCGATGTGCTCAGCGAATTATTGCCCCTGATCAGAAAAGTTGAAGGGGTGCATGATGTTCGCACCGTTTCCTTTATGCCATCGGAGCAAGAGCATTACGCCTTAAAAACCTTGCTTAAAACCTTGCCCGATTCAGTTTTTTCAATCGACGTGAAAGGTCGGGTACGGATCGTGAATGAATCTGCACTCATGACGGTGGGTATGGCTGAACATGAAATAATAGATGAACCGCTCAATCACTGGGTTCAGGGTTTTAACTTTAGTCGCTGGCTCAGTGAGAGCTTAGTGCTGGCCCAGGCGACCCGAGTTAATATAGGCCAGAACGAATATCTTGCCGAGATGCTACCTATCTATCTGCCCGATGAGAGTGATAAGAGTATTCTTGCTGGTGCCGTCGTGTCATTGAAATCACCGGCACGTGTGGGTAAACAGTTTAATGCCTTGCAGAGTCAAACAGTGGGTTTTGAGAACGTTCTTGTGACCAGTGACAAAATGAAAGAGGTGCTGGTACAGGCACGTCGTATGGCTCAGCTTGATGCACCTCTGTTGATCACCGGGGAGACGGGGACGGGCAAGGAGTTGATGGCCAGAGCATGTCACGATGCCAGTATGCGCAGAGAGCATCCTTTTATCGCCATCAATTGTGCGGCCCTGCCGGATAGCGCCGCCGAAGAGGAATTGTTTGGTTTCGTCAGTAACGGCACTGTGGTGAAGAGAGGCTTCTTTGAGGAGGGCAAGGGGGGCACTGTTTTTCTCGATGAGATTGCCGAGATGTCTAAATCGGCACAGGTTAAGCTGCTACGCTTACTCCAGGACGGAACATTCAGGCGGTTAGGCGAAGACAATGAAGTGAGAGCCGATGTCAGGATCATCTGCTCGACTCAGAAGAATCTGGCCGAGTTGTGTCAGACTGGTGAGTTTAGAGAAGATCTCTATTATCGAATTCATGTATTGAGTTTTCACATGCCTTCATTGCGTGAGCGTAAGGTTGATGTTATCCCACTTACAGAGATGTTCCTCGAGCATTACAGCCAACAGCTGTCTATTCCAATTAGGCGTATTTCGGCTCAATGCCGTGAGCACCTACTCAATTATGCTTGGCCGGGAAATGTCCGTCAGCTTAAGAATGCCATCTTTAGGGCTGTGTCTATGTGGGATGGCTCTGCTGAGTTATCGGTGGAGCACCTGAAATTACCCTCCTATGCGGAAGGATTCGGTTATTTTGACCATCAATTTGAGGGAAGCTTAGATCAGGCAATGAAACAGTTTGAATCCAGCCTA
- the galE gene encoding UDP-glucose 4-epimerase GalE: MTILVTGGAGYIGSHTVVELLNTGQDVVIVDNLANSNIEALHRVEEITGKSVTFYQGDVLNKAFLQKVFSDHQIQSVIHFAGLKAVGESVAQPLRYYENNVTGTLVLCEVMAANNVKNIVFSSSATVYGDPASLPITEDFPTGATNPYGQSKLMVEHILQDLHHSDPSWNIAILRYFNPVGAHKSGRIGEDPNDIPNNLMPFIAQVAVGKRDKLSVFGDDYDTHDGTGVRDYIHVVDLAIGHLRALEKLKAQSGLVTYNLGTGQGYSVIDMVKAFEKACGKPIKYQIVPRRPGDIAACYADPDKAQNELNWKATHSLEDMASSSWHWQSSNPNGYGQ; this comes from the coding sequence ATGACCATATTAGTCACAGGTGGCGCGGGTTATATCGGCAGCCATACAGTGGTAGAGCTATTAAATACGGGACAAGATGTGGTTATCGTCGATAACTTAGCTAACTCGAATATCGAAGCCTTACATAGAGTCGAAGAGATCACTGGTAAATCTGTCACCTTTTATCAAGGTGATGTGCTCAATAAAGCCTTCCTACAGAAGGTGTTTAGCGATCATCAAATCCAATCAGTAATCCATTTCGCCGGTCTTAAAGCCGTTGGTGAATCGGTGGCCCAGCCATTACGCTATTATGAAAACAATGTCACCGGCACTTTAGTGCTTTGCGAAGTCATGGCGGCTAACAATGTCAAAAATATAGTCTTTAGCTCATCGGCCACTGTTTACGGTGATCCTGCCAGCTTGCCTATCACCGAAGACTTTCCTACAGGTGCAACTAACCCCTATGGTCAGTCCAAGCTAATGGTCGAGCATATATTACAAGATTTGCATCATTCAGATCCAAGCTGGAACATAGCCATACTAAGGTATTTTAACCCAGTAGGAGCCCATAAGAGTGGCCGCATTGGTGAAGATCCTAACGATATTCCTAATAACCTGATGCCATTTATCGCTCAGGTAGCAGTGGGGAAACGTGATAAACTCAGCGTGTTCGGTGATGATTATGACACCCATGACGGTACCGGCGTTCGTGACTATATTCATGTGGTCGACTTAGCCATAGGTCATCTACGGGCTTTAGAGAAACTCAAAGCTCAGTCTGGCTTGGTAACCTATAATTTAGGCACAGGCCAAGGCTACAGCGTCATCGATATGGTGAAAGCCTTTGAAAAAGCCTGCGGTAAGCCCATCAAGTATCAAATTGTCCCACGCCGTCCGGGTGATATTGCCGCTTGTTATGCGGATCCAGACAAAGCCCAGAACGAGCTTAACTGGAAAGCGACACATAGCCTGGAAGACATGGCCAGTAGCAGCTGGCACTGGCAGTCGAGTAATCCTAACGGCTATGGACAATAG
- the galU gene encoding UTP--glucose-1-phosphate uridylyltransferase GalU, which translates to MKQAQIRKAVIPVAGLGTRMLPATKAIPKEMLPVVDKPLIQYVVNEAIAAGINEIVLVTHASKNPIENHFDTSFELEAQLEKRVKRQLLTEVQSICPPDVTVISVRQAQAKGLGHAILCAKPVIGDEPFAVLLPDVIVDEASCNLSQDNLAEMVRLFNSTCIGQIMVEGVPLEQVNQYGIADVNGNQLKPGDSAPLAQLVEKPSIEKAPSNLAVVGRYILPADIWPLLAKTPAGAGDEIQLTDAIAMMMEKQTVNAYYMKGKSHDCGNKLGYMQANIEHALRHKDIGQDFTQYLINLVTELNEDKQA; encoded by the coding sequence ATGAAACAAGCGCAAATACGTAAAGCTGTGATCCCTGTTGCCGGACTAGGGACAAGGATGCTTCCTGCGACTAAGGCCATTCCAAAAGAGATGCTGCCAGTGGTCGATAAGCCGCTAATTCAATATGTTGTTAATGAAGCCATTGCCGCAGGTATCAATGAAATAGTCCTAGTTACCCATGCCAGCAAAAATCCTATTGAAAACCATTTCGATACCAGTTTCGAACTCGAAGCCCAGCTAGAGAAGCGCGTGAAACGCCAACTATTGACCGAAGTGCAGTCCATCTGCCCACCTGACGTAACAGTGATAAGTGTAAGGCAGGCACAGGCGAAAGGTTTAGGCCATGCTATCTTATGTGCGAAGCCTGTGATCGGAGATGAACCCTTTGCCGTGCTGCTACCCGATGTTATCGTCGATGAAGCCAGCTGCAACCTCAGTCAAGACAATTTGGCTGAAATGGTGAGGTTATTTAACTCTACCTGTATCGGCCAAATCATGGTTGAAGGTGTGCCCTTAGAGCAAGTCAATCAATACGGTATCGCCGACGTCAATGGCAATCAGTTAAAACCCGGTGATTCAGCACCTTTAGCTCAGCTGGTAGAAAAACCAAGCATAGAAAAGGCTCCTTCAAACCTTGCTGTCGTCGGGCGTTACATCTTACCTGCAGATATTTGGCCCTTACTGGCCAAGACTCCCGCTGGTGCGGGGGATGAGATTCAGCTCACCGATGCCATCGCCATGATGATGGAAAAGCAGACGGTAAACGCCTACTACATGAAGGGAAAGAGCCACGATTGTGGTAACAAGCTGGGATACATGCAGGCCAACATAGAGCATGCCCTGCGCCACAAAGATATAGGTCAAGACTTTACACAGTACCTAATCAATTTAGTCACAGAATTAAACGAGGATAAACAGGCATGA
- a CDS encoding putative glycoside hydrolase, translating to MSYSWPATAQQTKVNRFDSEYAPLFPYGYGLSYGEVDPLSSALSEKLDRKIMLTNTMTIFDGSVKAPWQLMIGSKGIREPVLSSLQSSEFVEYQTHDKDVQEDACQLVFNGQGKGEVILVNQSAVDMKRFQGSVISIEPKLWQTLTVELVCFTQAGLDLEQVSASFSLSSSGKLNLVFSNISIEPLKGKIADVSCH from the coding sequence TTGTCATATTCATGGCCAGCCACTGCTCAGCAGACTAAGGTCAATCGCTTTGATAGTGAGTATGCACCTTTATTCCCTTATGGTTATGGGCTTAGTTATGGAGAGGTTGATCCATTGAGCTCTGCTTTGTCTGAAAAGCTTGATAGGAAAATAATGCTAACCAATACAATGACAATTTTTGATGGTTCAGTTAAGGCGCCTTGGCAGTTAATGATTGGCAGTAAGGGGATTAGGGAGCCTGTTCTGAGCAGCTTGCAGAGCAGTGAGTTTGTTGAATATCAAACCCATGATAAGGATGTACAGGAGGATGCCTGCCAGCTCGTTTTCAATGGCCAGGGTAAAGGGGAGGTGATCTTAGTTAATCAGTCGGCTGTCGATATGAAAAGGTTTCAAGGTTCCGTTATTTCAATAGAGCCTAAGCTGTGGCAGACGCTTACCGTTGAGCTTGTATGTTTTACTCAGGCCGGACTGGATCTTGAGCAGGTGAGTGCTTCATTTTCTTTGTCCAGCAGTGGGAAGTTAAATTTGGTCTTTTCCAATATTAGTATCGAGCCTTTAAAGGGCAAGATTGCGGATGTGTCTTGTCATTAA
- a CDS encoding 4a-hydroxytetrahydrobiopterin dehydratase, whose product MSKLSEMKCEACQADAPKVSDSELAELIRMIPDWGVEVRDGVMQLERVYKFKNFKLAMVFTNELAELAEAEFHHPGILTEWGKVTVTWWSHSIKGLHKNDFIMAAKTDQLLG is encoded by the coding sequence ATGTCTAAGTTATCGGAAATGAAATGTGAAGCCTGTCAGGCCGATGCGCCTAAAGTCTCTGACAGTGAACTTGCGGAGCTTATAAGAATGATCCCCGATTGGGGTGTCGAAGTACGTGATGGCGTGATGCAGTTAGAGCGCGTTTACAAGTTCAAAAATTTTAAGCTTGCCATGGTATTCACCAATGAGTTGGCGGAGCTGGCTGAAGCTGAATTTCATCATCCAGGGATCTTAACCGAGTGGGGCAAGGTCACTGTGACTTGGTGGTCCCATTCAATCAAGGGACTGCATAAGAACGACTTCATCATGGCAGCCAAGACCGACCAGTTATTAGGTTAA
- a CDS encoding YdcF family protein, whose amino-acid sequence MMFWLKKAISQLFMPIPLVVLLLLFCIVMLRNRKLVRSVLAVAVVILAFLSSSVGSNLLTTSLEEQYQVNNQAIGAGCLVMVLGSGHDDGVSGAAVHKLSTTALARLTEGVRQYKLGKDCILIVSGWGGSVSKTPHAQVMAEAAMQLGIPKDRIITFPLAKDTIEEAQYLKWDVGNYPFRLVTSATHMARSMAIFHSQGLSPEAAPTDFIARQGYWWQLDANNLLSSQRAIHEYVGRLWFRLKYERATEQLDIETQ is encoded by the coding sequence ATGATGTTTTGGCTTAAAAAAGCAATCTCACAACTCTTTATGCCAATTCCTTTGGTTGTTCTATTATTGCTATTTTGCATCGTGATGCTGAGAAACCGTAAACTGGTTCGTTCTGTATTGGCCGTTGCAGTTGTTATTCTGGCCTTTCTGAGTAGCTCTGTGGGGAGCAATCTACTCACTACTTCTCTTGAAGAGCAATACCAAGTCAATAACCAAGCTATAGGTGCCGGCTGTTTAGTCATGGTGCTGGGCAGTGGCCATGATGATGGAGTATCTGGAGCTGCTGTTCACAAGCTATCGACTACGGCCTTGGCTAGATTAACCGAAGGGGTACGCCAGTATAAATTGGGCAAAGATTGTATTTTGATTGTTAGTGGCTGGGGAGGAAGCGTCTCAAAAACACCCCACGCTCAAGTGATGGCCGAGGCCGCCATGCAGCTAGGGATCCCTAAAGATCGTATCATCACCTTCCCATTAGCCAAAGACACCATAGAAGAAGCCCAATATCTTAAATGGGATGTGGGTAACTATCCATTTAGACTCGTTACTTCCGCGACCCATATGGCAAGGTCTATGGCTATCTTTCACAGTCAGGGGTTGAGCCCTGAAGCCGCCCCTACAGACTTTATTGCTAGACAAGGTTATTGGTGGCAGCTCGATGCTAATAACTTACTCTCATCTCAGCGGGCCATTCATGAATATGTGGGCAGGCTTTGGTTTAGACTTAAATATGAAAGAGCTACAGAACAACTCGACATTGAAACCCAATAG
- the napF gene encoding ferredoxin-type protein NapF, translated as MSNINQSRRRIFSRKKSNAIRPPWSKTDIEFTDICSRCDKCIKACETQIIFRGDGGFPEINFADDECTFCKKCAEVCPEPLFIDTEQAPWELKAIVQESCLAYKGVWCQSCKDACDERAISFNPAIGQAPKPQINTELCTGCGACAAPCPTNAINLLSLDQ; from the coding sequence ATGAGCAATATTAATCAGAGTCGTCGACGCATTTTTAGTCGAAAAAAATCCAACGCCATACGGCCACCATGGAGTAAAACAGATATCGAATTTACCGATATCTGTTCCCGCTGTGATAAATGTATTAAAGCTTGTGAGACACAGATTATTTTTCGGGGAGATGGTGGCTTTCCTGAGATTAATTTTGCCGATGACGAGTGTACCTTCTGTAAGAAGTGCGCTGAGGTTTGCCCCGAACCATTGTTTATCGATACCGAGCAAGCCCCCTGGGAATTAAAGGCTATAGTTCAGGAATCTTGTCTAGCTTATAAGGGAGTCTGGTGCCAAAGTTGTAAAGATGCCTGCGATGAGCGGGCCATTAGCTTTAATCCCGCCATCGGCCAGGCCCCAAAACCTCAGATAAACACAGAACTGTGCACTGGCTGTGGCGCCTGCGCAGCCCCTTGCCCCACAAATGCCATCAACTTACTCTCCCTTGACCAATAA
- a CDS encoding LacI family DNA-binding transcriptional regulator, translating into MATIYDVSVLAGVSLATVSRVMNKNTKVSEKTEKKVLDAMEELGYRPNSIAQSLASNRSNSVGVLVSELHGPFYGAMMSGIEAELRTSKKHVIIAAGHSDEQSEKESIEFLIDRRCDALILHVEAVSDEYLIELSKGSMPIVLINRYIPALKDNCIFLDNQLGGYLATKAILDSGHKSLAYISGPMWKLDTQARLKGHKQALDESGIEFNPSLMFEGNYLETGGRQGFKALKAGSIEFTALVCANDETAAGAMDAARLMQVNIPADISIIGFDNIILANYIHPKLTTIDYPIGEMGHMAARWILKNTYKNMSLNIKNMFEPALVHRNSIKIIEPR; encoded by the coding sequence ATGGCAACCATTTATGATGTCTCTGTGCTAGCTGGAGTGTCGCTAGCGACAGTATCCAGAGTGATGAACAAAAATACAAAAGTCAGTGAAAAAACCGAAAAAAAAGTGCTCGATGCCATGGAAGAACTTGGCTACAGGCCAAACTCTATCGCACAATCACTGGCCTCAAATCGTTCTAATAGTGTCGGCGTTTTAGTATCAGAGCTTCATGGTCCCTTCTATGGCGCCATGATGAGTGGAATAGAAGCCGAGCTGAGAACATCAAAGAAACATGTCATCATAGCTGCCGGACACAGCGACGAACAAAGCGAAAAAGAGAGCATTGAATTTCTCATCGACCGTCGCTGTGATGCACTAATACTTCACGTAGAAGCCGTTTCAGATGAATACCTAATCGAGTTAAGTAAAGGCTCAATGCCTATCGTACTTATCAACCGATATATTCCGGCTCTCAAAGATAACTGCATCTTCTTAGATAACCAGCTAGGGGGGTATTTAGCGACCAAAGCCATCCTCGACTCAGGGCATAAGTCTTTAGCCTATATTTCAGGACCTATGTGGAAGCTTGATACCCAAGCGCGTTTAAAGGGTCACAAGCAAGCCTTGGACGAATCTGGGATTGAATTTAATCCATCACTGATGTTTGAAGGGAATTACCTTGAAACTGGTGGTCGTCAAGGCTTTAAGGCTCTCAAAGCCGGAAGTATTGAATTTACAGCTCTGGTATGCGCTAACGATGAAACCGCAGCAGGTGCCATGGATGCAGCAAGGCTGATGCAAGTAAATATACCTGCAGACATATCAATCATAGGTTTTGATAACATCATTCTGGCTAATTACATCCACCCCAAATTAACCACAATTGATTACCCGATAGGGGAAATGGGCCATATGGCCGCGCGTTGGATCTTAAAAAACACCTATAAGAACATGTCTCTTAATATCAAAAACATGTTTGAACCAGCCTTGGTTCACAGAAATTCCATTAAGATAATAGAGCCTAGATAG
- a CDS encoding glycoside hydrolase family 3 C-terminal domain-containing protein, producing the protein MPGCSNESCAQAANAGLDIFMVPTAAWKPLYENILEQVRSGEILTSRIDDIVSRILRVKLRAGLFDKPSPAKRVLSGKTALIGAKAHRDIARQAVRESLVMLKNQSNILPLSPKLSVLVAGDGADNIGKQAGGWSITWQGTNNSNADFPGGSSIYQGIADTVNAEGGQVELIVNGEYSHKPAVAIVVFGEEPYAEGVGDVEHLEFQAGTKHDLALLKRLKAQGITVVSVFLTGRPLWVNTELNASDGFVVAWLPGNEGDGITQVQFSNLDAV; encoded by the coding sequence GTGCCCGGTTGTAGCAATGAAAGTTGTGCTCAGGCGGCTAATGCCGGACTCGATATCTTTATGGTGCCGACAGCTGCTTGGAAGCCTCTGTATGAAAATATCTTAGAGCAGGTGAGAAGCGGTGAGATCCTGACTTCGCGCATCGATGATATTGTGAGCCGAATTCTCAGAGTCAAACTACGAGCGGGTTTGTTTGATAAACCTAGCCCAGCCAAGCGAGTACTATCGGGTAAAACGGCCTTGATTGGTGCTAAAGCACACCGAGATATTGCCAGGCAAGCGGTGCGTGAGTCTCTGGTTATGCTTAAAAACCAAAGTAATATTTTGCCCTTATCGCCTAAGCTGAGTGTTTTAGTTGCTGGTGATGGTGCAGATAACATAGGTAAACAAGCCGGTGGCTGGAGTATTACCTGGCAGGGAACCAACAACAGTAACGCAGATTTCCCTGGAGGCAGCTCTATCTATCAAGGGATTGCCGATACTGTTAATGCGGAGGGTGGCCAGGTTGAGCTGATTGTGAACGGTGAATACAGCCATAAACCCGCTGTGGCTATTGTGGTGTTTGGAGAAGAACCCTACGCCGAGGGAGTAGGAGATGTCGAGCATCTCGAATTTCAAGCGGGAACTAAGCATGATTTGGCCCTGTTAAAGCGGCTTAAGGCCCAAGGCATTACTGTGGTCTCTGTGTTTTTAACGGGGAGACCCCTCTGGGTTAATACTGAGCTTAATGCATCTGATGGGTTTGTGGTGGCTTGGTTGCCAGGCAACGAAGGCGATGGTATTACACAAGTCCAGTTTTCCAATCTCGATGCAGTGTGA
- the mak gene encoding fructokinase, which produces MLRMGVDLGGTKIELVALNTEGKELFRKRLPTPREYEATLDTIVSLVGEAEATLGMTGSVGVGIPGVISPFSGLVKNANSTWINGKPLDIDLGQRLGREVRVANDANCFAVSEAVDGAGAGKGVVFGVIIGTGCGGGIAINGRVHSGGNGICGEWGHNPLPWMSKEEFNSTSCFCGNHDCIETFISGTGFVRDFNLAGGNVTKGSEIMELVDAGDIRAVAAFDRYVDRLARSLAHVINSLDPDVVVLGGGMSNIDAIYPKLPQVLVKYVVGGECRTPVVQNLYGCSSGVRGAAWLW; this is translated from the coding sequence ATGTTGCGAATGGGCGTAGATCTTGGTGGAACCAAAATAGAGCTGGTAGCCTTGAATACTGAGGGAAAAGAGCTTTTTAGGAAACGTTTGCCCACACCTAGAGAGTACGAGGCGACGCTTGATACCATAGTGAGCCTAGTGGGGGAAGCTGAGGCGACATTGGGCATGACGGGAAGTGTCGGTGTTGGGATACCTGGTGTTATCTCGCCCTTTTCAGGCTTAGTTAAGAATGCAAATTCAACTTGGATTAATGGCAAGCCTCTGGACATCGATTTAGGTCAACGTTTGGGTCGTGAAGTTAGGGTCGCTAATGATGCTAACTGTTTCGCCGTCTCTGAAGCTGTCGATGGTGCAGGCGCTGGCAAAGGTGTGGTGTTTGGCGTCATTATAGGAACAGGTTGTGGAGGAGGGATCGCCATCAATGGCCGCGTTCACAGTGGCGGTAATGGGATATGTGGGGAATGGGGCCATAATCCATTGCCATGGATGTCTAAAGAGGAGTTTAATTCCACTTCATGTTTTTGTGGTAATCATGACTGCATCGAGACCTTCATTTCTGGCACTGGCTTTGTGCGTGACTTCAATCTAGCCGGAGGTAATGTGACCAAAGGTTCTGAAATCATGGAACTGGTCGATGCCGGTGATATTCGGGCCGTGGCAGCATTTGATCGCTATGTAGACAGGTTGGCCAGATCACTTGCCCATGTGATCAATTCCTTAGACCCAGATGTAGTCGTATTGGGGGGAGGCATGTCCAACATAGATGCCATTTACCCTAAATTACCCCAAGTGTTAGTAAAATATGTGGTTGGTGGCGAGTGTCGTACCCCTGTGGTGCAGAACCTATATGGTTGCTCATCTGGTGTGCGAGGTGCTGCTTGGTTGTGGTAA